From the genome of Eublepharis macularius isolate TG4126 chromosome 12, MPM_Emac_v1.0, whole genome shotgun sequence, one region includes:
- the LOC129340098 gene encoding T-cell surface glycoprotein CD8 alpha chain-like isoform X1, whose translation MASFSSLLRVSLILCYCTSQFNAMKIKMINKAPQDINARVELDCETSFPDAGVSWMLQRNDRSLHSILYINSRSRVTPENTPNYEATRNGNTYKLIVKKFKNQDEGIYYCIVFRNQVIHFSSGLSVFLPVRTTQAPTTQRRGPEEPNINNPHITSEPKKCSDATVPMIDPHESLMFRCDPYIWIPLSGGCFILLITLVITLTVCCDPRRRRRTCQCKRPLNGTNGKLTVPR comes from the exons GCTACTGCACCTCCCAATTTAATGCTATGAAAATTAAAATGATCAATAAAGCTCCTCAGGACATCAATGCCCGAGTGGAACTGGATTGTGAAACCAGCTTTCCAGATGCTGGGGTGTCCTGGATGCTTCAGCGCAATGACCGTAGTCTCCACTCCATCTTATACATTAATTCAAGGTCACGAGTGACACCTGAGAATACCCCAAACTATGAAGCAACAAGAAATGGTAACACATACAAACTGATAGTGAAAAAATTCAAGAATCAGGATGAGGGCATTTATTACTGCATTGTCTTCCGCAACCAAGTCATACACTTCAGTTCAGGCCTCTCAGTCTTCCTGCCAG TAAGAACCACCCAAGCTCCCACAACACAACGGCGTGGTCCAGAAGAGCCAAACATCAACAATCCACACATCACCAGTGAACCCAAGAAATGTTCAGATGCCACAGTTCCAA TGATAGATCCACATGAGAGTCTGATGTTCCGTTGTGACCCATACATCTGGATTCCTTTGTCTGGTGGCTGCTTCATCCTATTGATAACCTTGGTGATCACTTTGACAGTGTGCTGCG AcccaagaaggagaagaagaacaTGCCAGTGTAAAAG GCCTTTGAATGGAACCAATGGAAAGCTCACCGTGCCTCGCTAG
- the LOC129339123 gene encoding olfactory receptor 6B1-like, which translates to MAKKRSGNQTVIQEFLLLGFGDQPETQTVLFLLFLAIYIVTIVGNLFLITLVITDQRLHTPMYFFLGNLSCLEFFYSSTILPRMLATFFADGETISVNECIVQYYFFGFLLGTECYLLTAMSYDRYLAVCRPLHYGSLMNCRICLQLAAGSWFSGFLANNIVIYFISQLVFCGPNEIDHFFCDFAPMVKLSCSDTHLTEVVTSILAAVFTLPPFLLTLLSYICIVVTILRIPSTTGRQKAFSTCSSHLIVVTIFYGTVMVVYMLPKSNTLSALNKVFSVFYTILTPLANPLIYSLRNREVKEAWKRVFNKCMAAA; encoded by the coding sequence ATGGCCAAGAAAAGATCAGGAAACCAAACTGTCATCCAGGAATTTCTGCTCTTGGGATTTGGAGATCAGCCAGAAACACAAACAGTTCTCTTCCTCTTATTCTTGGCAATCTACATTGTAACCATTGTTGGAAATCTCTTCCTCATCACCCTTGTTATCACTGATCAGCGTCTTCACACCCCCATGTACTTCTTTCTGGGGAACCTCTCCTGTTTGGAATTCTTCTATAGTTCAACCATCCTTCCCAGAATGTTAGCGACTTTCTTTGCTGACGGGGAAACTATTTCTGTTAATGAATGCATTGTTCAGTATTATTTTTTTGGTTTCCTGTTGGGTACAGAATGTTACCTCTTAACTGCAATGTCATATGACCGGTATTTAGCGGTATGTAGACCCCTGCATTATGGAAGCCTTATGAACTGCCGGATTTGCCTCCAGCTAGCTGCTGGTTCCTGGTTCAGTGGTTTTCTTGCTAACAACATCGTGATATATTTTATTTCACAGCTAGTTTTCTGTGGCCCCAATGAAATTGACCATTTCTTTTGTGATTTCGCTCCTATGGTAAAACTGTCCTGCAGTGATACCCATCTGACTGAAGTGGTCACCAGCATCCTGGCTGCGGTGTTTACCTTACCTCCCTTCCTTCTAACACTCCTGTCTTATATATGCATTGTAGTCACCATCCTCAGAATTCcatccaccactggcaggcagaaGGCCTTTTCCACCTGCTCCTCTCACCTCATCGTAGTGACCATTTTCTATGGTACTGTAATGGTAGTATACATGCTTCCCAAGAGTAATACACTGAGTGCTCTTAATAAAGTGTTCTCTGTCTTCTACACCATCTTGACACCCCTGGCCAATCCCCTCATATATAGCCTGAGAAACAGAGAGGTAAAAGAAGCATGGAAGAGGGTTTTCAATAAATGCATGGCTGCAGCATAA
- the LOC129340098 gene encoding T-cell surface glycoprotein CD8 alpha chain-like isoform X2, protein MASFSSLLRVSLILCYCTSQFNAMKIKMINKAPQDINARVELDCETSFPDAGVSWMLQRNDRSLHSILYINSRSRVTPENTPNYEATRNGNTYKLIVKKFKNQDEGIYYCIVFRNQVIHFSSGLSVFLPVRTTQAPTTQRRGPEEPNINNPHITSEPKKCSDATVPNPHESLMFRCDPYIWIPLSGGCFILLITLVITLTVCCDPRRRRRTCQCKRPLNGTNGKLTVPR, encoded by the exons GCTACTGCACCTCCCAATTTAATGCTATGAAAATTAAAATGATCAATAAAGCTCCTCAGGACATCAATGCCCGAGTGGAACTGGATTGTGAAACCAGCTTTCCAGATGCTGGGGTGTCCTGGATGCTTCAGCGCAATGACCGTAGTCTCCACTCCATCTTATACATTAATTCAAGGTCACGAGTGACACCTGAGAATACCCCAAACTATGAAGCAACAAGAAATGGTAACACATACAAACTGATAGTGAAAAAATTCAAGAATCAGGATGAGGGCATTTATTACTGCATTGTCTTCCGCAACCAAGTCATACACTTCAGTTCAGGCCTCTCAGTCTTCCTGCCAG TAAGAACCACCCAAGCTCCCACAACACAACGGCGTGGTCCAGAAGAGCCAAACATCAACAATCCACACATCACCAGTGAACCCAAGAAATGTTCAGATGCCACAGTTCCAA ATCCACATGAGAGTCTGATGTTCCGTTGTGACCCATACATCTGGATTCCTTTGTCTGGTGGCTGCTTCATCCTATTGATAACCTTGGTGATCACTTTGACAGTGTGCTGCG AcccaagaaggagaagaagaacaTGCCAGTGTAAAAG GCCTTTGAATGGAACCAATGGAAAGCTCACCGTGCCTCGCTAG